A stretch of the Streptomyces venezuelae genome encodes the following:
- a CDS encoding SMI1/KNR4 family protein has protein sequence MTENAQLKALEQLMPATHGADEDIDWPAAEAVWRTRFPADFVAFMGRFGAGTINGEASILLPLPKPGLQWDPAEMAEETENARQAWMAEGGRAAFDIDPESILAWGVTGGSDILCWLTTDPDPDRWPVLVCGRHTADTFAVYPYGMAEFLYRLFSDEFDVSPVSITFWDGGQLGFVHWRKAQRRWQEGRNPETGDPDPYAGEFPA, from the coding sequence ATGACGGAGAACGCGCAGCTGAAGGCGCTGGAGCAGCTCATGCCCGCCACGCACGGCGCCGACGAGGACATCGACTGGCCCGCCGCCGAGGCCGTCTGGCGCACCCGCTTCCCCGCCGACTTCGTCGCCTTCATGGGCCGCTTCGGCGCCGGCACCATCAACGGCGAGGCGAGCATCCTGCTCCCGCTGCCCAAGCCCGGTCTGCAGTGGGACCCGGCCGAGATGGCCGAGGAGACCGAGAACGCCCGCCAGGCCTGGATGGCCGAGGGCGGTCGCGCCGCCTTCGACATCGACCCCGAGTCGATCCTCGCCTGGGGGGTGACCGGCGGGTCCGACATCCTGTGCTGGCTCACCACGGATCCCGACCCGGACCGCTGGCCGGTCCTGGTCTGCGGCCGGCACACCGCGGACACCTTCGCCGTCTATCCGTACGGCATGGCGGAATTCCTGTACCGGCTCTTCTCGGACGAGTTCGACGTGAGCCCGGTGAGCATCACCTTCTGGGACGGCGGCCAGCTCGGCTTCGTGCACTGGCGGAAGGCGCAGCGCCGCTGGCAGGAGGGCCGCAACCCGGAGACGGGCGACCCGGACCCCTACGCCGGCGAGTTCCCGGCTTAA
- a CDS encoding DUF192 domain-containing protein codes for MRHPHFRDGPALLRIGADAAVVAVPLEIAASYRARTRGLLGRDGIEGALLLTPAASVHTFRMRFAIDVAYLDRAGTVLAVTTMRPGRLGLPRLRARRVLEAEAGAMAGWGIRRGVRLSIEPGPVRSPVRADRTAPEPGDDGTRQGPGQAPARPR; via the coding sequence ATGCGCCACCCGCACTTCCGGGACGGCCCGGCCCTGCTCCGCATCGGAGCGGACGCAGCCGTCGTGGCGGTCCCGCTGGAGATCGCCGCCTCCTACCGGGCCCGGACCCGCGGCCTGCTCGGCCGGGACGGGATCGAGGGCGCCCTGTTGCTGACCCCGGCGGCGAGCGTGCACACCTTCCGGATGCGCTTCGCGATCGACGTGGCGTACCTGGACCGGGCCGGCACGGTCCTGGCCGTCACCACCATGCGGCCGGGCCGGCTGGGGCTGCCCCGGCTGCGGGCCCGCCGGGTGCTGGAGGCGGAGGCGGGCGCCATGGCCGGCTGGGGGATCCGGCGGGGCGTCCGGCTGTCCATCGAGCCCGGCCCGGTCCGCAGCCCTGTCCGGGCGGACAGGACCGCCCCGGAGCCGGGGGACGACGGCACCCGGCAGGGCCCTGGCCAAGCCCCGGCGCGGCCACGGTAA
- a CDS encoding prepilin peptidase, producing the protein MGVLVIVLAGAYGVAAGLLLPRVAYRLSVDPGEPWQSSCPGGHPLGGRFGGWIGLARCRVSGPARPDGYGPHTGRVTAVSAAVCAAVGAAVGARPEAAVYVGLAPVLLLLALVDLAVHRLPDLLTLPLAATAAAGLGAVAPLPGAGGSWPGAVAGGAGLGAGYLLLFLINPAGIGFGDVKLALALGVALGWYGWGVWAAGAFLGFLYGALYGLGLLLAGRAGRRTAFPFGPFMAGGALTGVLLGGFGA; encoded by the coding sequence ATGGGCGTGCTCGTGATCGTTCTTGCCGGGGCCTATGGCGTGGCCGCCGGGCTGCTGCTGCCTCGGGTCGCGTACCGGCTCTCGGTGGACCCCGGGGAGCCCTGGCAGAGCAGCTGTCCCGGCGGGCACCCGCTCGGCGGCCGGTTCGGCGGCTGGATCGGGCTCGCCCGCTGCCGGGTGTCCGGCCCGGCCCGCCCGGACGGGTACGGCCCGCACACCGGACGGGTCACCGCGGTGTCCGCGGCGGTGTGTGCCGCGGTCGGGGCCGCCGTCGGGGCGCGCCCCGAGGCCGCCGTCTACGTCGGGCTGGCCCCCGTGCTCCTCCTGCTCGCCCTGGTGGACCTCGCAGTCCACCGGCTCCCCGATCTGCTGACCCTGCCGCTGGCGGCGACCGCAGCCGCCGGACTCGGGGCGGTCGCCCCGCTGCCCGGCGCGGGCGGGTCCTGGCCGGGTGCGGTGGCCGGCGGGGCCGGACTCGGCGCGGGGTACCTGCTGCTGTTTCTGATCAACCCGGCCGGGATCGGTTTCGGCGACGTCAAGCTCGCGCTCGCGCTGGGCGTCGCTCTTGGGTGGTACGGGTGGGGGGTATGGGCCGCCGGGGCCTTCCTGGGGTTCCTGTACGGGGCCCTGTACGGCCTGGGCCTGCTCCTCGCCGGGCGGGCGGGGCGGCGTACGGCCTTCCCGTTCGGTCCGTTCATGGCCGGCGGAGCCCTCACCGGAGTGCTCCTGGGTGGCTTCGGAGCGTAA
- the mgrA gene encoding L-glyceraldehyde 3-phosphate reductase, protein MTDTNPYRAAASRYDSMEYRRTGHSGLKLPAISLGLWHNFGDDTSLESQRAILRRAFDLGVTHFDLANNYGPPPGSAELNFGKIFAQDFAAHREELVISTKAGYLMHPGPYGEWGSRKYLMGSLDASLKRMGLDYVDIFYSHRFDPETPLEETMGALASAVQQGKALYVGVSSYTAEQTAEAARLLREMGVRPLIHQPSYSMINRWTEEDALLDTLEEAGMGCISFVPLAQGLLTGKYLKGIPEGSRATQGKSLNPALLSDEVVRRLNGLNDIAARRGQSLAQLALNWVLRDERMTSALIGASSVSQLEENVAALAGAPLSDAELKEIDSFAVSTPGTNIWAQRG, encoded by the coding sequence GTGACTGATACCAATCCCTATCGGGCAGCGGCCTCGCGGTACGACTCCATGGAGTACCGGCGCACCGGGCACAGCGGCCTCAAGCTTCCCGCGATCTCCCTCGGCCTCTGGCACAACTTCGGCGACGACACGTCCCTGGAGTCCCAGCGGGCGATCCTGCGCCGGGCCTTCGACCTCGGCGTGACCCACTTCGACCTGGCCAACAACTACGGGCCGCCGCCCGGCTCGGCCGAGCTCAACTTCGGCAAGATCTTTGCACAGGACTTCGCGGCCCACCGCGAGGAACTGGTGATCTCCACCAAGGCCGGCTATCTGATGCACCCCGGCCCGTACGGCGAGTGGGGCAGCCGGAAGTATCTGATGGGCTCGCTCGACGCCTCGCTGAAGCGGATGGGCCTGGACTACGTCGACATCTTCTACTCGCATCGGTTCGACCCGGAGACCCCGCTGGAGGAGACCATGGGCGCGCTCGCGTCCGCGGTCCAGCAGGGCAAGGCGCTCTACGTCGGCGTCTCCTCCTACACCGCCGAGCAGACGGCGGAGGCCGCCCGGCTGCTGCGCGAGATGGGCGTGCGCCCGCTGATCCACCAGCCCTCCTACTCCATGATCAACCGTTGGACGGAGGAGGACGCCCTGCTGGACACCCTGGAGGAGGCGGGCATGGGCTGCATCTCCTTCGTGCCGCTCGCCCAGGGGCTGCTCACCGGCAAGTACCTGAAGGGCATCCCGGAGGGCTCGCGGGCCACCCAGGGCAAGTCCCTGAACCCGGCGCTGCTCTCGGACGAGGTGGTCCGCCGCCTGAACGGGCTCAACGACATCGCGGCCCGCCGCGGCCAGTCGCTGGCCCAGCTGGCACTGAACTGGGTGCTGCGGGACGAGCGGATGACCTCGGCCCTGATCGGCGCGTCGAGCGTGTCGCAGCTGGAGGAGAACGTGGCGGCGCTGGCCGGAGCCCCCCTGTCGGACGCCGAACTGAAGGAGATCGACTCCTTCGCGGTGTCCACCCCGGGCACCAACATCTGGGCCCAGCGGGGCTGA
- a CDS encoding isoprenyl transferase → MKLRDLVYRLYARRVEGRLDHAAVPKHIGVILDGNRRWAKASGGTTEQGHQAGADKISELLGWCDETDVEVVTLWMLSTDNLDRPEVELRPLLAIIENTVRNLAADGRRRVHHVGNLDILPAQTQAVLKEAEQATADVKGILVNVAVGYGGRQEIADAVRSLLLEHHEKGTSIEELAEILDIDHISEHLYTRGQPDPDLVIRTSGEQRLSGFMLWQSAHSEYYFCEVFWPAFRKVDFLRALRDYAARHRRYGT, encoded by the coding sequence GTGAAGCTGCGCGACCTGGTGTACAGGCTGTACGCACGCCGGGTGGAAGGCCGCCTCGACCATGCCGCGGTGCCCAAGCACATCGGCGTCATCCTGGACGGCAACCGGCGCTGGGCCAAGGCGTCCGGCGGTACCACCGAGCAGGGCCATCAGGCCGGAGCCGACAAGATCTCCGAGCTCCTGGGCTGGTGTGACGAAACCGACGTGGAAGTCGTCACCCTGTGGATGCTGTCCACCGACAACCTGGACCGGCCGGAGGTCGAGCTCCGCCCCCTGCTGGCGATCATCGAGAACACCGTACGGAACCTCGCGGCGGACGGACGCCGGCGCGTCCACCACGTCGGCAACCTGGACATCCTGCCCGCGCAGACCCAGGCCGTACTGAAGGAGGCCGAGCAGGCCACCGCCGACGTCAAGGGGATACTCGTCAACGTCGCCGTGGGCTACGGCGGCCGGCAGGAGATCGCCGACGCGGTCCGCTCGCTGCTGCTCGAGCACCACGAGAAGGGCACCTCGATCGAGGAGCTCGCCGAGATCCTGGACATCGACCACATCTCGGAGCACCTCTACACCCGCGGCCAGCCCGACCCGGACCTGGTGATCCGTACCAGCGGCGAGCAGCGGCTGTCCGGATTCATGCTCTGGCAGAGCGCCCACTCCGAGTACTACTTCTGCGAGGTCTTCTGGCCGGCCTTCCGCAAGGTCGACTTCCTCCGGGCGCTGCGCGACTACGCCGCCCGGCACCGGCGCTACGGCACCTGA
- a CDS encoding PhoH family protein: MVTSTKRRLPDRRTYVLDTSVLLADPNAFSRFDEHEVVLPIVVITELEAKRHHPELGYFARQALRLLDDFRVRYGRLDAPIPLGDLGGSLRVELNHSDPGVLPAGFRLGDNDSRILAVARNLQAEGYDVTVVSKDLPLRIKASSVGLLAEEYRAELAITDAGWTGMGELSLSGEQIDLLYSEERLYVPEAAELPVHTGLVLQSERGKALGRVTADGNVKLVRGDREAFGLHGRSAEQRIALDLLMDPEVGIVSMGGRAGTGKSALALCAGLEAVLERRQHQKVMVFRPLYAVGGQELGYLPGDQGEKMSPWAQAVFDTLSSVAGREVIEEVLGRGMLEVLPLTHIRGRSLHDAFVIVDEAQSLERNVLLTVLSRIGANSRVVLTHDVAQRDNLRVGRYDGVVAVVEKLKGHPLFAHVTLTRSERSPIAALVTEMLESI, translated from the coding sequence GTGGTGACCAGCACAAAGCGCCGCCTGCCCGACAGGCGGACCTACGTCCTCGACACCAGCGTCCTGCTGGCAGACCCCAACGCCTTCTCCCGGTTCGACGAGCACGAGGTCGTGCTCCCGATCGTGGTGATCACCGAGCTGGAGGCCAAGAGGCACCATCCCGAACTCGGCTACTTCGCCCGGCAGGCCCTCCGCCTGCTGGACGACTTCCGGGTCCGGTACGGCCGCCTCGACGCCCCCATCCCGTTGGGCGATCTGGGCGGCAGTCTCCGTGTCGAGCTCAACCACTCCGACCCCGGGGTGCTCCCGGCGGGCTTCCGGCTCGGGGACAACGATTCGCGGATCCTCGCGGTCGCCCGCAACCTGCAGGCCGAGGGGTACGACGTCACGGTCGTGTCGAAGGATCTCCCGCTGCGCATCAAGGCCTCGTCGGTGGGCCTGCTCGCCGAGGAGTACCGGGCGGAGCTCGCGATCACCGATGCCGGCTGGACCGGCATGGGCGAGCTCTCGCTCTCCGGGGAACAGATCGACCTCCTCTACTCCGAGGAGCGGCTGTACGTTCCGGAGGCCGCCGAACTGCCCGTGCACACCGGTCTGGTCCTGCAGTCCGAGCGCGGCAAGGCGCTGGGCCGGGTGACCGCCGACGGGAACGTCAAGCTCGTCCGCGGCGACCGGGAGGCCTTCGGACTGCACGGCCGCAGCGCCGAGCAGCGCATCGCGCTCGACCTTCTGATGGATCCGGAGGTCGGGATCGTCTCCATGGGCGGCCGGGCCGGCACCGGAAAATCGGCGCTGGCGCTGTGCGCGGGCCTGGAGGCCGTGCTGGAGCGGCGGCAGCACCAGAAGGTGATGGTCTTCCGGCCGCTGTACGCGGTGGGCGGGCAGGAGCTCGGCTATCTGCCCGGGGACCAGGGCGAGAAGATGAGCCCCTGGGCGCAGGCGGTCTTCGACACCCTCTCCTCGGTGGCCGGCCGTGAGGTGATCGAGGAGGTGCTGGGCCGCGGCATGCTGGAGGTGCTGCCGCTGACGCACATCCGCGGGCGCTCGCTGCACGATGCGTTCGTCATCGTCGACGAGGCCCAGTCGCTGGAACGGAATGTCCTGCTGACCGTTCTGTCCCGGATCGGGGCCAACTCCCGGGTCGTTCTGACCCATGACGTGGCCCAGCGGGACAACCTCAGGGTGGGCCGGTACGACGGAGTGGTCGCCGTGGTCGAGAAGCTGAAGGGCCATCCGCTCTTCGCGCACGTCACGCTGACCCGTTCGGAGCGCTCGCCCATCGCCGCCCTGGTCACCGAGATGCTCGAATCGATCTGA
- a CDS encoding transglycosylase SLT domain-containing protein, producing MSRISVRGFAVASATAVTTVGAVVGVATGDPSNDLETTASGTTLLADIPVGEQAAVQTASLTQQADAIALSADADAKKSVEEAARLQAAKDAKEKKAAAEAKAKKEREEKDKAEVASRSATRDSSDFAPQSSYTVAQVKAIAKQMVPAGQFQCFSNIVNHESTWNYRAQNPSSGAYGLVQALPGSKMSSAGADWRTNPATQIEWGLNYMNKRYGSPCGAWSFWQANNWY from the coding sequence GTGAGCCGGATCTCGGTCCGGGGATTCGCGGTGGCATCTGCCACTGCGGTCACCACCGTCGGAGCTGTCGTGGGCGTTGCCACGGGCGACCCCTCGAACGACCTCGAAACCACCGCATCGGGCACCACGCTCCTCGCGGACATTCCGGTGGGCGAGCAGGCGGCAGTCCAGACGGCGTCCCTGACGCAGCAGGCCGACGCCATCGCCCTCTCCGCCGACGCCGACGCCAAGAAGTCGGTCGAGGAAGCGGCCCGCCTCCAGGCGGCCAAGGACGCCAAGGAGAAGAAGGCAGCCGCCGAGGCCAAGGCGAAGAAGGAACGCGAGGAGAAGGACAAGGCGGAGGTCGCCAGCCGGTCCGCCACCCGCGACAGCTCCGACTTCGCCCCCCAGAGCTCCTACACGGTCGCCCAGGTCAAGGCCATCGCCAAGCAGATGGTCCCGGCCGGCCAGTTCCAGTGCTTCTCCAACATCGTGAACCACGAGTCCACCTGGAACTACCGCGCGCAGAACCCGTCCTCGGGCGCGTACGGCCTGGTCCAGGCGCTGCCCGGGTCCAAGATGAGCTCGGCCGGAGCCGACTGGCGCACCAACCCCGCCACCCAGATCGAGTGGGGCCTGAACTACATGAACAAGCGCTACGGCAGCCCCTGCGGCGCCTGGTCGTTCTGGCAGGCCAACAACTGGTACTAG
- a CDS encoding AI-2E family transporter has product MAKRAGWLGRLGNKLNRMEARLNQRRAEVEAESMGEPAPAATGQAAGPAPEAAPTAAAAPAPVPAPALAPVAPVPAAAGVAPTVIAAAPEAHPGQVPARPEPAAMVPWGIRVAAEASWRLLLLAGMLWVLMKVISEVRLVVLAFAAALLITAMLQPFVVRLRRAGLPRGLATAVTAVLGFVIIGLVGWFVVWQVMENLDDLSDRVKDGINELKLWALDSPFHVTEKQINDIAKNLTETIGSNTDQITSAGLQGVTVMVEVLTGILLAMFSTLFLLYDGKRIWQWVLGLVPAVARPGVAGAGPRAWRTLTAYVRGTVIVALIDAIFIGLGIYFLDVPMAVPLAVFIFLFAFIPLVGAVISGALAVVVALVTQGVFTALMVLIVVLAVQQIEGHVLQPFILGRAVRVHPLAVVLSVAAGGMIAGIGGAVVAVPLVAVTNTVVGYLRVHSHEREMRVGPAPHGATAYAVAAATDQGESRPGDQRT; this is encoded by the coding sequence ATGGCGAAGAGAGCAGGCTGGCTGGGCCGGCTCGGCAACAAGCTGAACCGGATGGAGGCCCGTCTGAACCAACGGCGTGCCGAAGTCGAGGCCGAGTCCATGGGCGAGCCGGCCCCGGCCGCCACCGGTCAGGCCGCCGGACCGGCACCGGAGGCGGCACCGACCGCTGCCGCGGCGCCGGCACCGGTCCCCGCACCGGCATTGGCGCCGGTGGCGCCGGTGCCCGCAGCCGCCGGAGTCGCCCCGACCGTCATCGCAGCGGCTCCCGAGGCCCACCCCGGCCAGGTCCCCGCCCGCCCCGAACCGGCCGCCATGGTCCCCTGGGGCATAAGGGTGGCCGCCGAGGCGAGCTGGCGGCTGCTGCTGCTCGCCGGCATGCTCTGGGTGCTGATGAAGGTGATCAGCGAGGTGCGGCTGGTGGTCCTGGCCTTCGCCGCCGCCCTGCTCATCACCGCCATGCTCCAGCCCTTCGTGGTCCGGCTGCGCCGGGCCGGCCTGCCGCGCGGCCTGGCCACCGCGGTCACCGCGGTCCTCGGCTTCGTGATCATCGGTCTGGTCGGCTGGTTCGTGGTCTGGCAGGTCATGGAGAACCTGGACGACCTCTCCGACCGGGTCAAGGACGGCATCAACGAGCTCAAGCTGTGGGCCCTGGACAGCCCGTTCCACGTCACCGAGAAGCAGATCAACGACATCGCGAAGAACCTCACCGAGACGATCGGCTCCAATACGGACCAGATCACCTCCGCCGGTCTGCAGGGCGTCACGGTGATGGTCGAGGTGCTGACGGGCATCCTGCTCGCCATGTTCTCCACCCTCTTCCTGCTGTACGACGGGAAGCGGATCTGGCAGTGGGTGCTGGGCCTGGTCCCGGCGGTCGCCCGCCCCGGGGTCGCGGGCGCCGGCCCGCGCGCCTGGCGCACCCTGACCGCGTATGTGCGGGGGACGGTGATCGTCGCCCTGATCGACGCCATCTTCATCGGCCTCGGCATCTACTTCCTGGACGTGCCGATGGCGGTGCCGCTGGCCGTGTTCATCTTCCTGTTCGCCTTCATCCCGCTGGTCGGTGCCGTCATCTCCGGCGCGCTCGCCGTGGTGGTGGCCCTGGTGACCCAGGGGGTGTTCACAGCGCTGATGGTGCTCATCGTCGTCCTCGCCGTGCAGCAGATCGAGGGGCATGTGCTGCAACCGTTCATCCTGGGCCGGGCGGTGCGGGTCCATCCGCTCGCCGTGGTGCTCTCGGTGGCGGCCGGCGGAATGATCGCCGGCATCGGCGGCGCGGTGGTCGCCGTGCCGCTGGTCGCCGTGACCAACACGGTCGTCGGATACCTGAGGGTGCACTCCCACGAGCGCGAGATGCGCGTCGGTCCGGCACCGCACGGAGCCACGGCCTACGCCGTGGCCGCCGCCACCGA